The Gracilibacillus caseinilyticus genome segment TCTAGCCAGTACATTATCAATGGCAATAACAGCATTTGGAGATGCCAGCTTTATACAGTTCTCCAGATAATTCGGATAGTTACCTTTATCCGCATCAATAAAGAAAAAATCATAGCGTTTATTCTGTTGAACAAGTACTTCTAAGCTTTCCAGTGCAGGTCCTGTCAGATAATTTACCTGTTCACCAAACCCTGCTTTTGTCAGGTTTTGTTTTGCAAGGTCTGCATACTTCTGTTCTAATTCCAACGAAGTAAGCGAGCCATCCTCATCGAATCCTCTGGCAAGGCAAATCCCGCTGTATCCACCAAGTGCTCCAATTTCCAATATATTTTTTGTACCTGAAATGCTGACGAGCATCGATAATAATTTTCCGGAAGAAGGTGAGACAGAAATATTCGGCATCCCGTTTTCTTTAATAGATTGCATTACTTCTTCTAATAACTCGTCCTCTGTCTGGAACACTTCGTCAATATACTGATTAATTTTCTTCATGATTCACTCGCTCCTTTTTATTTTCTATTTCATCGAGCTTAAATAATTGCTTAAATTCATCTGTCACCATGTCGATTGCCTTTAACTC includes the following:
- a CDS encoding O-methyltransferase, with the protein product MKKINQYIDEVFQTEDELLEEVMQSIKENGMPNISVSPSSGKLLSMLVSISGTKNILEIGALGGYSGICLARGFDEDGSLTSLELEQKYADLAKQNLTKAGFGEQVNYLTGPALESLEVLVQQNKRYDFFFIDADKGNYPNYLENCIKLASPNAVIAIDNVLARGSVADKDAEPKRYTSMMQEFNQHVANHPELEAVIVPIGDGITVAQVK